The following proteins come from a genomic window of Megalobrama amblycephala isolate DHTTF-2021 linkage group LG1, ASM1881202v1, whole genome shotgun sequence:
- the LOC125276369 gene encoding uncharacterized protein LOC125276369, giving the protein MHWLPLVAMVIASALPFPQSPVPRLVAATKEPGRNDSNTSSVSTAEISMPTNSSVDNDSHDAVSHSNYSTHDGAPHRTVDKQSAFTQDKDNISKGRPNPENLLKEQIFFNNTKQDYTGGGRTSGADASRSHNHREYKSQKSLAEKASSPSNNILKDYQLEHSQFHEESSIEAGHLKDDRNTISKLKDGPLEGPKVALESSPVQETLDEAQTDGSPIGKELAQPNGGFGTEPGFGIDNVRLREEDQLLLLDAHPRVLFSPALSPPKHPPLLLMLELGLLADDFEDEESNTMDVTTPIHTGEKSAYRNLLLGLSDSDGHVPSVRRKRQVGHTTQGRERSVCEAESGWVTDKKTAVDHRSKTVTILQEIQTQTGPLKQYFFETKCRKPLRQGNTEGQGVEGAGCLGVDKKHWMSRCETKQSYVRALTSDDNMRIGWRWIRIDSSCVCVLLNRGTYNSERKYERAREREGRRYR; this is encoded by the coding sequence ATGCACTGGCTTCCCCTGGTTGCCATGGTGATCGCCTCGGCCCTGCCTTTCCCTCAAAGTCCTGTTCCCAGGCTTGTTGCCGCGACGAAAGAGCCTGGCAGAAACGACAGCAACACCAGCAGCGTCTCGACAGCTGAGATCAGCATGCCAACCAACTCATCAGTAGACAATGATTCCCATGATGCTGTTTCTCACAGCAACTACAGCACACATGACGGAGCTCCTCACAGAACAGTCGACAAGCAGAGCGCATTTACACAAGACAAGGACAATATATCCAAGGGTAGACCAAACCCAGAGAATCTTTTAAAAGAACAAATTTTTTTCAATAACACAAAACAGGACTACACAGGTGGAGGCAGGACTAGCGGAGCAGATGCCTCCAGGTCACACAATCATAGAGAATACAAATCACAAAAAAGTCTGGCCGAAAAAGCCAGTTCCCCAAGCAACAACATTCTCAAGGACTATCAGCTTGAACATAGCCAGTTTCATGAAGAAAGCAGTATTGAGGCAGGTCATCTTAAAGATGACAGAAACACAATAAGTAAACTGAAAGATGGGCCTCTTGAAGGTCCAAAGGTTGCTCTGGAGAGCTCTCCAGTGCAGGAAACTCTGGATGAAGCTCAAACGGATGGGAGCCCCATTGGAAAAGAGTTGGCACAGCCAAATGGAGGGTTTGGAACAGAACCGGGCTTTGGGATTGACAATGTACGCCTACGAGAAGAAGATCAGCTGCTTTTGCTGGACGCTCATCCCCGGGTACTCTTCTCCCCAGCTCTTTCCCCACCCAAACACCCACCTCTGCTCCTAATGCTTGAGTTGGGTTTGCTGGCCGATGATTTTGAGGATGAGGAAAGCAACACGATGGATGTTACCACACCCATTCACACAGGCGAAAAATCGGCATACAGGAACTTACTATTGGGTCTCTCTGATTCTGACGGCCATGTTCCAAGCGTCCGCCGCAAGCGTCAGGTCGGCCACACCACGCAAGGTCGTGAGCGCTCTGTATGTGAGGCCGAAAGCGGGTGGGTGACCGACAAGAAGACCGCGGTGGACCACCGGAGCAAAACCGTCACTATTCTGCAAGAGATCCAGACCCAGACTGGGCCGCTGAAGCAGTACTTCTTCGAAACGAAGTGCCGTAAGCCACTTCGGCAAGGGAACACTGAAGGGCAGGGGGTAGAGGGGGCAGGATGTTTGGGGGTGGATAAGAAACATTGGATGAGCAGGTGCGAAACCAAACAGTCATACGTACGTGCGCTCACCTCTGACGACAACATGAGGATAGGCTGGAGGTGGATCCGTATCGACTCCTCCTGCGTTTGTGTTCTGCTCAATAGAGGAACGTACAACAGTGAGAGGAAGTATGAGAGGGCAAGAGAGCGAGAGGGCAGAAGGTACAGATAG